AATCAAACTGAGAGAAATGGAACTACCGGCCTTTGTTGGGGGGCAAGAAGCCATGGCTACTTTTATCAATTCAGAAATCAAATATCCTGCACTGGCATTCAAGCAAAGATTGGAAGGAACGGTTTTGGTGAATTTTAGAATTTCCAAAGAGGGGAAAATCTTAAACCCTTATGTATCCCAAGGTGTACACCCCAATTTGGATGCCGAAGCGCTTCGTTTGGTGGAGAGCATGCCGGACTGGATTCCAGCCAGACAAAACGGAGAACCAAGGGAAGTGGCCTATCAGATTCCGGTTAGGTTTGCCCTAAGAAATTGAAATTTTTTGCAAAAGCTTTTTTAACTACTAACTGCCTTTTGGGTCAAAAGGCAGTTTTTCACATATTCAAGTAATAGGCTGTTAGCCAGAAAAACAGGACATAGGTATAAGCTATTGGGTTTAAATTCCTATATTTAAGTAAACTTTAGGCGATTGATGCGCCCTGATGATGTATATGATAATTGTTCAAAAGCTTCGTTTAGAAACTTTTAATCCGGCACAATGAAACGTATAATTCAAATTTTATTCCTTTTTGTAGGTATTTTCCTGTCACAAGCAGTGCTTTCCAAGCAAAGTACATGGGTGACAGACTCCTTGTCTTATTATGAAAAAGCCTTTTGGTCCCAGTTGGAAAAAAAGGATGTTGAAAAAGCCAAGACAACATTGTATCATATACAGGAAACTGGAGGGCAGGATTTGGATCCAAAGGTTTTTGATTTTTTTAACCGGACCATTTTACAGACAATCACAAAATGCGACAGCATTAGATAATTTTTTAAAAACAGAGGAATTGTTGAGCAGTTATCTGGATTCTATGGAAATCCGGTGGGTGGGTTTTTATATGAATAAATACATGGTTTTGGATAAATTGAACAGGCAGGACGAAGGACTGCAATTCTTGCTCAAAGCACTAAAAATCGCTGAGCACAATCAAAACTCCAATTTGTTGGCTAAAATCCACAACCGCCTATCTGAATTGTACTCCTACAAAGGGGAGTCTGAAAAGCAGTACAAGGCATTGTTGACATCTAAATTGTACATGAAAAACAGCCCGAATCTTTATGATCTGGCAAATCTGGACTATTATTTAAGCGAATACCATTATACCTATGGGGATCTGGACTCTGCTGTTTTTTATGCCCGAAAAAGCCTTGAATTCTATGAACCCAATGGTTTAAAAGAGGATATAGGCATTGCTTATGGCATTTTGGGAAATGTGGAGTTCAAAAAAGAAAATTATCAAGCAGCGATTCAGCTATTTAAGAAAGCCCTGGATCAGTTTTCTGATAATGGCTCCCAAAGGTATGCGGGTTTCCTTTTCAATATTGGATATGCCAACAATAAACTCGGAAATACAAATGCAGCCCTGGAATACATGGAGAAATCATTGGCCATAAGAAAAGAAATCAAAGACCTGGTTGGGATTCGGGACTCCTATCAGGGTATGGCAGAAGCCTATCAGCGTAGAGGGGATTATAAAAATGCCTTTGATTACTTGACCCTTCATCAGTCTTACAAAGATTCTGTATTCAATGAAACCAAAAACAAACAATTGTCCGAATTGGAAACCCAATATGAAACAGCCAAAAAAGATCAGGCAATAGCAGTTTTGGAACAGGAAAAAGAAATCCAAAGCCTTCTTGCCCAAAAACAACAGGCGCAGATTTATGCCAGTTTAACCGGGCTTGTTATTTTCCTTGTTATGGCAGGACTGTTTTTCAGGCAGGCAAGTATCCGAAAGAAACATAATGTTGAACTGGAGGACAAAAACAGGGAAATAGCCAAACAGAATGCGGAGCGTGAACTGCTGCTGAAGGAAATCCATCACCGTGTGAAAAATAACCTGCAGATCATTTCCAGCCTTTTGAGCATGCAGACCAGAAGCCTCAAAGATGACAAGATGAAAGATGCCATGAAGGAAAGTCAGAGCAGGGTGAAAACCATGGCCTTGATCCACGAAAAACTATACCAGTATGAAAATCTCTCCAGAATCAACATGCAGGAATACATGCAGCAGTTAAGTGACTTTTTAACTCAAACTTACAGGTCTGACAAGCAGATTCAGGTAAATATTGCCGCAGAGGACATCAGCCTGGATATGGACATGGCCATTCCATTGGGGTTGATTACCAATGAACTACTTTCCAATTCACTGAAATATGCCTTTGAAGACAGGGATTTTGGCGAAATCAATATTGTGTTCTCACAGAAGGAGCCGGGAGCTTATAAGCTTTTGATCAAGGATACAGGTAAGGGGCTGGACGAAAACCTGGATATTGACAACACCAAATCTTTGGGTTTGAAACTTGTCCGAACTTTGACCCGTCAGATCAATGGACAGCTCAGGATCGTACCGCATCCCGGGGCGAGTTTTGAAATAGACTTCAGGGAGCAGGATTTGGCTGCTTGATAGCGATAGGAGGGTGTCAAAGGCGAAGTTAGGAAGTCGGATGTCGGAGATTATTAACCCTTAAAAAGTGGAAATTTCGGAGTGGAATTTCCAAAGTTGAATCTCAGTGAATGGAAACCATGAAAAAATAGTACCCCTTGAATAAATTGAAAAAGGGAAAATAAATACGAAGTGGTAAAACCTTAAAGAAACCCAGGATAAAACCCAAGGTTTCTTAAAGTTTTTTTACAGATCAACCATAGCTTTGATCACGGATTCCTTTCCGAAAAAGAGTTTTTCAAACTGATCCGGTAAATCGTCAAATGAAACACGGTGGGTAATCCAAAAGTCAGTATTGATTTTTTCGTTTTCAATAAGATGGATGATTTCTTTAAAATCTTTTCCTAGGGCATTTCTACTGGCCATCAAGGTGATCTCTTTCTTGTGAAAAAGTGGATCATGAAAGCAGAAATCTCCCTGGAAAAGTCCGATGAATACTATTTTACTCCCATGAGCGGCCAATTCCAAGGTTTTTTTCATAGAGTCCGGATTGCCTGTAGCATCCAATATTACAGTAGGAAGGTCTCCCTCAAAGACTTTTTTTAACGCATCAACTATTGGGAAATCCGGGTCTTTGATCTGAATGGTATCTTTGATGGGGAGATTTGATTTACAAACGGCAAGCCTTTCGGCATTCATGTCCATCACCACTATTTCCTTACTTGATAAGACAGCAAACTGTGCTGTAGCCATCCCAATAGGCCCTGCACCAATAACCAATATTTTATCTTCTGGATCCGGTGAGGCTCTTTGGATGGCATGGTAACCAATGGCGAGTGGTTCAATCAATGCCAATTGTTCATAGCTTAACTTTGAAGAAGGATGGAGATATCTGGCATCAATTTTAAAATATTCCCTCATTCCTCCATCCTCGTGGACCCCAAAAACGGAAATCTTTTCCCCGCAATTGGTTTTGCCGCTTCTTACAGCCTGGTCGATGCTTCTGTTGAAATAAGGTTCTACGGAGCATCTA
This Cecembia calidifontis DNA region includes the following protein-coding sequences:
- a CDS encoding energy transducer TonB — encoded protein: MKTTAAFFVLVFLTAFTAFSQGDNLIAKNSSNMEIKLREMELPAFVGGQEAMATFINSEIKYPALAFKQRLEGTVLVNFRISKEGKILNPYVSQGVHPNLDAEALRLVESMPDWIPARQNGEPREVAYQIPVRFALRN
- a CDS encoding sensor histidine kinase; amino-acid sequence: MKKPFGPSWKKRMLKKPRQHCIIYRKLEGRIWIQRFLIFLTGPFYRQSQNATALDNFLKTEELLSSYLDSMEIRWVGFYMNKYMVLDKLNRQDEGLQFLLKALKIAEHNQNSNLLAKIHNRLSELYSYKGESEKQYKALLTSKLYMKNSPNLYDLANLDYYLSEYHYTYGDLDSAVFYARKSLEFYEPNGLKEDIGIAYGILGNVEFKKENYQAAIQLFKKALDQFSDNGSQRYAGFLFNIGYANNKLGNTNAALEYMEKSLAIRKEIKDLVGIRDSYQGMAEAYQRRGDYKNAFDYLTLHQSYKDSVFNETKNKQLSELETQYETAKKDQAIAVLEQEKEIQSLLAQKQQAQIYASLTGLVIFLVMAGLFFRQASIRKKHNVELEDKNREIAKQNAERELLLKEIHHRVKNNLQIISSLLSMQTRSLKDDKMKDAMKESQSRVKTMALIHEKLYQYENLSRINMQEYMQQLSDFLTQTYRSDKQIQVNIAAEDISLDMDMAIPLGLITNELLSNSLKYAFEDRDFGEINIVFSQKEPGAYKLLIKDTGKGLDENLDIDNTKSLGLKLVRTLTRQINGQLRIVPHPGASFEIDFREQDLAA
- a CDS encoding zinc-binding alcohol dehydrogenase family protein, encoding MKAIILQEAGNLKAQIQDIPEELEGHEALVKVHRIGICGTDIHAFKGRQPFFSYPRILGHELGVEVIALGETVTHLKPGDRCSVEPYFNRSIDQAVRSGKTNCGEKISVFGVHEDGGMREYFKIDARYLHPSSKLSYEQLALIEPLAIGYHAIQRASPDPEDKILVIGAGPIGMATAQFAVLSSKEIVVMDMNAERLAVCKSNLPIKDTIQIKDPDFPIVDALKKVFEGDLPTVILDATGNPDSMKKTLELAAHGSKIVFIGLFQGDFCFHDPLFHKKEITLMASRNALGKDFKEIIHLIENEKINTDFWITHRVSFDDLPDQFEKLFFGKESVIKAMVDL